DNA from Rhinolophus sinicus isolate RSC01 linkage group LG16, ASM3656204v1, whole genome shotgun sequence:
GGCCCATGCGGGGCGGCAGGGGGGGACACGGTGGTCCCGGGAATGGAGAGGCCTGTCCTGGGCCCATGGCGGCGGCAAACGGCGTGGCTAAGCGTCCTGCAGGCACCGGGGGCGGGATGCGCCGAGGCATGACGGAGGGGGGCCCGCTGGCCTCCGGGGCGGCGTAGGGCAGGGGGGCGGCGGGCACCGGCTCGGGCACCCTGGGCGGCAGCGGGGCTGGAGCCTGCGGCAGCGTCTGCCCCTTCAGCACCATCTCCTGGAGCTTCTCGATCTTGACCCTTCGCCTGTGGGCCAGTGTCCGCTGGCTCTGATAGACGTCGATGAAGGAGTCCAGTGGGAGCGCTCCCTCGAGAAACTTCTCCGCCATGTTCTGAAAGCAGCGGGAGGAATCCGTCAGAGGGACAGGTCAGCCGTTAGGGAAGGAAGCTCCCTTTACCACCCAGCTTCGCTCCACGTCCATCCCTTCTCTGTCGGCCACAGGCTCCCACGGCAGAACCTGGCTGGCCTCAGCGGGAGCCCCCACCCGCAGTGACTGGGAAGACAGGTGCTCTGGTCCTGGGTGCCCCACCCTCCCAAATGGCAAGCTGATGGGCAGCAGGCCTGGGAGAGCCAGCCTTAGGATGAAGGGGCCCCTCAAGAAGACAGGGGCCCCTGGGTGGCCTGAAGAGGGAAACTGCGCCCAGGTCCGCCCCTCTCCTTACACGAGCTGGAGCCCAGCTTTCCCTCCCGCCCCTGGCTGCATCCTGGCACACGGGGCCAGCAGGGCGCCCCCAGGCCTGACCATTCACTAGGCTGCGTACTCAAACTGGGTCACCCGCGGCCAGCCCCGACCTGCTGCGACTGCCAACCCTGACTGATGTCCTCAGCACCTGGGGGGTCTCAGGCCTCGAGTGCTCGGCTGGCCGTGCCCCACGGTCGCTGCTGCACCAGCTGACCCAGAGCAGATGGCAACTCAGCCCCCGGCGCCCAGCCACAGTGCAGCGTGCACCCGACCGGAGGAGCAGGCCCCTGCTGCCAGACCTCGGCTCACGTGCAGAGGCACACCGGAGGTGCCCTTCctggtcctgggggaggggggctgggccctggggcccTGGCTGGCCTTACCTCGGTGTCTTCCTCGATCTTGgctccttctgcctgaagaaGGGCGAGCAGGGTCTCCAAGGAGGCGCTGCTGGACTGTTGATCTGGAAGAAGCAGGAGAGCAATGAGGACACGGCCGCCAGCACGGGCCTCAGAAGCCAGCGCCCCAGCCCTTGAAGACGACAAGCTCCCCCACACTGCCCCCATTTCCCTTTCAAGGAAACAGAGCATTTTAACTAGAAAGGAGCAGGACTCACACCTACTGAGAGCTGACTTTCCAGGAAGGCGCAAGTGAAGGCCTTAAAAGCCAGGAGAGAAGCCACCGCCCACGCCGTGCCGGGCGGACTCGGGCTGCAGCTCGCCCAGAGCAGCCAGCGTCCCCAGCCGCCCCCTGGAGGGCCGCTTGCTACTGAACATGTGCCGGTCACCCTGACTCCCTCTGTATCAGGGGGCAGCTTACGGAGCACGCACAGCTGCACGGCAGGCCCTGTTTCCCTGAGTGCAAACCCCAGCTGCCCTGcagctcccccagcccctgcactGCCCTCCCTCAGCGCCGTCGCACGGCGCGTGCTCTGTGCTGGCTGCTGTCACGCACCACCGTGGCTCAGGTCGTCGGTGCGGCACGAATCGGCGGTTCACGTCTGTCACCGCTGTGTAGTCCACTGTGTAAACCCCACGACTTACCCGCCACCCCACAGTGGCCATTTAGGTTGTTTGCAAGTTTAGCTGTCACAAGTAAAGCTCCGCCACATGCCGCTGCACGTCTTTGGATGCGCACAAATGCCCCTTTCTGTCGGGGGCAGACCCAGGGAGGTGCCCCACACAGCTTTCCAAGGCGGCTTTGCTGGTTTACACACCACCGGCACTGGGCACTGCCACACTTCTCACTTGCAGTCCCCCTGCTGGGGTGTGTTCTCGTACATTGTCACTAACTTCTGGAGACAACAGGGGGTGACGGGATCAGATGGCCCCGTGAACTGCACTGGAGGGGATGACTTTTAACCTCTGAAGCTAAGTCTCCCTGAAAGCTACCCACAGCACCTAGGACTCCCCAGTATACAATTCCTCCTCTTCATAATGGCTGCAAATTAAAGtgtcacattaaaataaaatgtcccaGTGATGCATATTTTCAGCCTTAACTCGGAGGGCGTAACTGCACAGGatgaaacatttgttgaaaatcacAATTGagaaatttgcctttttttcctacACTGTTTGGAGAAGgtggaattttatttaaaaagtggttGGGTCTCTTTTCTAAATTGATGACACAATTCTCTGCATGGACCATTTCTTTATGGCACTAATCATTGTCTTACTCTGTAATTTTTCCATAAGAATATTTCTTTCGAGAGACCCAACAGCTTGAAAATGTGTTCTTCCCTCAACTCTTTATTCCTGAAAGACGGCCCTGAAACAGTTACCTAATTTGGTCTTCTTTATCTGATAGGCTTCAAAGAGCACCTGGAGTTCCTGGTATTTTTGGGTCAGACGTGCTTTCAGAGCGTCCAGCTGGGGCTGGTACAGAAGGTTTCCTTCTGCCAGGCTCCGGTTGCTGGCGAGCgtcatttctttgttgagctgAACGTTCTGTGTCTGCAAGGAACACACAGGATGATGAGAGCCCAAGTCTGTGATTCCCAGGCAAGTCCTCAGCGGTGCCCCCGCCCCGGGAGCCGCCCGTCTGCTCCCAGCCGACTCTGGCCCCCGATTTCTCCTTCGGACACTGCTTCCCGTTCTTAAAGAGCAAAGCCACTTCCTCTGCACCCAGTTTGCAGGCGGGCTTTGTCCTGTGACTCGTTCGCTTCAATAGCTGCGCTGTGACTGGAATTCCTTACTGCGGCCACTGCGCTCCCAGGGGCACACACTATAAAGATTCAGGGTGACATTTTTTCAGAGCGAGTTTCTGAAGGGGAAGTTAAAGAATCACTGTATCAGAGGAGGACCAGTTGAGTTGGCATGATGTCAACTCAGGCTTAACAGTCAGGCTTCAAGATGAAACACAAAAGCCTGGGAGACCGCGGGATTCAATCCATTCACACTGAGCCCGTTCCTGTCTCCCACGCCCACCgcctcccagctcctggccacCTGGCATCTGGCCATCCGTGGGGTTGACCCTAAGCTGGGGGGACGGGCTTATTTGCCCCACGGGGGTTTCATTCTGTCTTCCCAGGGGTGACAGGTCATTTGGGAGGTAGAGAAGCCCGTCCGCCTGGACCTCAGCGGAGGGGGGGAACGGAGGGTCTGAGAAAAAGGTAAGGGACACCTAGTAAGACTTGGCCAGAAGTACAtttgaataaaaagcaaacacactGACGCATCTGCGCTCCAGGTCTCTTTTCACTCGCTGCCCACAGCAACCTCGCGTCTGGATTTGAAGTTCAGCAGCACACGACCCCCCCACTATTTGCCCACGTTTCTCTTAGTGTCTCTTCTCCAACCCCGTGCCAGTAATTTCGTGCTCCCCTTCATATTTCCTACCACCCCACCCAGTCAATTTTCACTGCTACTTCCGTCCTCTTGCTAGTCAGAGGATGGATTCCTGGCTGTGCCACACCCCTCCCAGCACACGCGTGCACGAGCACTCACACGCATGCAGGACTCAGTGAAGTAAGAGAACCGAGATGAGGCGCTGGGAGCAGCGCCTGCAGCAGGAGCCCCAACACCAGGCCGGGGGGGTGGAGCGTCTCCTCAGCAGACCTCAGTCTCCCCCACTGACACAGGTGAGCTG
Protein-coding regions in this window:
- the VPS37B gene encoding vacuolar protein sorting-associated protein 37B, yielding MAGSGSEARFAGLSLVQLNELLEDEGQLTEMVQKMEETQNVQLNKEMTLASNRSLAEGNLLYQPQLDALKARLTQKYQELQVLFEAYQIKKTKLDQQSSSASLETLLALLQAEGAKIEEDTENMAEKFLEGALPLDSFIDVYQSQRTLAHRRRVKIEKLQEMVLKGQTLPQAPAPLPPRVPEPVPAAPLPYAAPEASGPPSVMPRRIPPPVPAGRLATPFAAAMGPGQASPFPGPPCPPLPPRMGLSPQQGFSAQFVSPYPPALPQRPPPRLPHQPGFILQ